Proteins found in one Oryza glaberrima chromosome 4, OglaRS2, whole genome shotgun sequence genomic segment:
- the LOC127771415 gene encoding uncharacterized protein LOC127771415, with amino-acid sequence MANDDGGAHDRWVRTVVDELRRFRALRPRPGRVPRFTPMPPDARARMNKTLGALWPLAQSSRDDVVFRVAQMISGVRGPPPRPHAFTPEPEASRIAVAAEAEGFAAASAYAAGKSVATDEERSDLYRKYVKEVWGSVHRYVASRPQAAGTSRYASKPPITPSFHAFVDAVSDLREQGLTGYEVVKDFVSRRIQPLNARAHPAFDYTGTEDITRISSWGLSANIVTQRVKEVLVSTTSTADEPPAPLYDKLTVEKAAAINRDQAKALGEVERCRQFSAEVCQLRDLGSLAPPPKRRVLKLPSKKASAVSVQSGSEAAMSGSPAAVIPRMEVAPVVAESTGPTAAPVAASPPEVANWSDMVAECHRLLESTSRAMGAQMDRVVARATAVDGRVAQLEAQLEVAHEDLQKMKEIVAGNKMQRQGLEKKMNDTQDILFSLRDSLRKSFTSLHQLALTCSVESSVPTHPDETSLTSTLSEPAGEMEAILSRHAAHVAKQISIGIHTRVCHVLACVKLALPGVDLKEILSTWENVMSSVLDLGESILPLYEE; translated from the exons ATGgcgaacgacgacggcggcgcccacgACCGCTGGGTCCGCACCGTTGTGGATGAGCTCCGACGCTTCCGAGCTCTCAGGCCTCGCCCAGGGAGGGTCCCCCGCTTCACCCCGATGCCGCCGGATGCCAGGGCGAGGATGAACAAAACGCTGGGGGCGCTCTGGCCACTGGCGCAGAGCAGTCGCGACGACGTTGTGTTTAGGGTCGCGCAGATGATTTCTGGGGTCCGAGGCCCCCCGCCGCGGCCCCATGCCTTCACCCCGGAGCCCGAGGCCAgtcgcatcgccgtcgccgcggaggCCGAGGGCTTCGCGGCAGCCTCCGCGTACGCCGCCGGCAAGTCCGTGGCTACCGACGAGGAGCGGTCCGACCTCTACCGGAAGTACGTCAAGGAGGTGTGGGGTAGCGTCCACCGCTACGTGGCGTCCCGACCCCAAGCCGCCGGCACCTCAAG GTATGCCTCTAAACCCCCGATTACACCCTCCTTCCACGCCTTTGTCGATGCCGTGAGTGACCTTCGGGAGCAAGGGCTGACCGGCTACGAAGTCGTTAAAGATTTCGTTAGCCGTCGGATCCAGCCTCTAAATGCCCGTGCTCACCCTGCATTCGACTACACGGGAACGGAGGATATAACTCGAATCTCTTCGTGGG GTCTATCTGCCAACATCGTGACGCAGCGGGTCAAGGAAGTCTTGGTCAGCACTACCTCCACGGCCGATGAACCGCCGGCCCCGCTCTACGACAAGTTGACAGTCGAGAAGGCGGCCGCTATCAAT CGGGATCAAGCGAAAGCCCTGGGCGAGGTCGAGCGCTGCCGCCAGTTCTCGGCAGAAGTCTGCCAGCTCCGA GACTTGGGCAGCCTCGCTCCTCCTCCGAAGAGAAGGGTGTTAAAGCTGCCCAGCAA GAAAGCATCGGCGGTCTCCGTGCAAAGCGGGAGTGAGGCGGCGATGAGTGGATCTCCCGCCGCTGTCATTCCTCGCATGGAGGTCGCCCCCGTTGTCGCTGAGTCCACGGGGCCTACCGCCGCTCCCGTGGCCGCGTCGCCACCTGAAGTGGCCAATTGGTCCGATATGGTGGCCGAATGCCACCGCCTTCTCGAGAGCACTTCTCGAGCGATGGGAGCCCAGATGGACCGCGTGGTAGCCcgtgcgacggcggtggacggaAGAGTGGCCCAGCTGGAGGCGCAACTCGAGGTCGCTCATGAAGATCTTCAGAAGATGAAGGAAATCGTGGCCGGCAACAAGATGCAACGCCAGGGcttggagaagaagatgaacgaTACGCAGGacatcctcttctccctccgCGACTCCCTCCGCAAGAGCTTCACTAGCCTGCACCAACTGGCCTTGACGTGCAGCGTGGAGTCCTCCGTCCCGACGCATCCCGATGAGACGTCCCTGACATCGACGTTATCGGAGCCGGCGGGCGAGATGGAGGCCATCCTGTCGCGGCACGCCGCCCATGTTGCAAAGCAGATCTCCATTGGAATCCACACAAGGGTATGTCACGTCCTCGCGTGCGTGAAGCTAGCTCTCCCTGGCGTCGACCTCAAGGAGATCTTGTCAACGTGGGAAAACGTGATGTCCAGCGTGTTGGATCTCGGGGAGAGCATCCTCCCCCTTTACGAGGAGTAA